A region from the Drosophila ananassae strain 14024-0371.13 chromosome 2L, ASM1763931v2, whole genome shotgun sequence genome encodes:
- the LOC6500704 gene encoding dynein light chain roadblock-type 1, giving the protein MNRILEEVIHRNAPIVDRIIAEHTAGYVVADNMANAVAETSFDNTSAQALVKHLNGTLVPACQSVVRDLDPTNQLTYMRVATRKFEYLVAPEEYFTITVVQ; this is encoded by the coding sequence ATGAACCGCATCTTGGAAGAGGTCATCCACCGGAACGCTCCGATCGTGGACAGGATCATAGCCGAGCACACGGCCGGCTACGTGGTGGCCGACAACATGGCCAACGCCGTGGCCGAGACGTCCTTCGACAACACCAGTGCCCAGGCGCTCGTGAAGCACCTGAACGGGACGCTGGTGCCGGCCTGCCAGAGCGTGGTCCGCGACCTGGACCCAACCAACCAGCTCACCTACATGCGAGTGGCCACCCGGAAGTTCGAGTACCTGGTGGCCCCCGAGGAGTACTTCACCATCACCGTTGTTCAGTAA